The window TCGATAGGCCGATTCCGCATCGGCCTGGTCGGACCACGCGATGACACCAGCCAAACGGCAGACCATGACCGTAATCAATCGCCGCGCGACCCGATCCAAGCCAGGCAACATCCGCTCGCCGAGTAGCCTGAAGCGAACGGCCCGGACGATCTCCTGGGCGAGGCGATCCTGGGCCTGCAGCATGTCGTCTCCGGAGCCGCAGTCGAAACGCTCCGCCCAGAGATGGCTGCCATCGCCTGCATCGACGAGCTGTGCCGCCACGCGCAGCCGTTCGCCTACGATCCGCACGCTGCCTTCGACCAGATATCTGGCGCCGAGCGCTTGCCCGGCGTGGCGGATGTCGATCGCCTTGCCTTTGTACGCAAATGTGGAATGGCGCGACAGCACTGCCAGGTCCGCACTGCTCGACAGCGCCGTGATGACGTCCTCTGCAAGGCCATCGGCGAATTGCCCGACATTTGCATCGCTAGAGATCGGAGAGAACGGCAGCACGCCGATCGATGGCCGAACTGGGTCGATCGGGGCCGCGCGCGAGTGTGGCAGTGCCGACGGACGATCTTCCACTGTGACCGCGAGTTTGTAGCCGGCACCCGGAATCGTGATGATGAGAGAAGGATGCCTGGGATCGGGCTCGATCTTCCGTCTCAAGCGCGAGACCATGACGTCGACGCTGCGGTCATAAACCTCGACACCGCCACCACTGAGCGAGGCTCGCAACTGATCGCGCGATAGGACCCGACCCGGGTAGCTTGCAAATGTCGACAGCAACGAGAATTCACCCGCGGTCAGCGTCACCTCCTTGCCAAGTGGGTCGCGCAAGGCATGACCTGACAAGTCAAGCTGAAACCCGGCGATCACCAGGACGGTTGGCGCCGGCCGGTTGTTGCTTGCGGGACTGCTTGATCTGAGCAGCGCTGCCTGGACGCGGGAGACGATCTCTTCGGGGACGAGTGTTTCGACGATCTCAATGCCTTCCAATACCGGCGCCGCTTCACAGCGGTCCGTTGCCATCAGCACAATACCGGCGCCGTTCGCCAGTTCGCGTGCGAGCTCCAGGGTTTCCCGACAGATGCGCTCGGCTAGAATGAGACTGAGCGCAATCGCTCCTCCATCCGCGATGGCACGGGCCCGACCCGGTTCGACCGCGAGTTCGACAGCATAGCCGCGCTTGATGAGGTTCTGCGCCAGCGCGGCTCTCAACGCGAGATCACCGCCGACAACCAACAGCGTCTGCTTCGCAGCCTTGCCGGCCGAGTCGCCCGTCAGCCGAGCCATGTCCGCGGTCTCCGAAGGGCGCTGCCATCGGCAAGAACGCACATGATAGCTATTAGGCGGGCCAAAAGGGATTTCACTATTATCTTAGCAAAATACGTATGCGCACAATTGTTAAGTGGATCACAAAACTAAAAACTATTCGTTGCAATTCCAATAATACCGATGGCGACGATGGCCGTTACGACACGGTTACACTGCAGAAACAACCCAGAAAACTGAATCGGCCAAAGTTGCGTCTCGGACACGACTAACAAGTTTTTCGGACGTCTCTTTTTGCATCAGCCCTGAATGAAATTTAGTCATATCCCAGGTTTCGCAGAAGGCATTAGACCATCAGGTCAGCCGACCTTCTCTGCCAGCTACAGCGCGTTGCAAACACGACCAGCGCTGCTGATCGTGACCAATCAGCGGCTTCAATACATTGAGGAGAGACGCAAATGTCGAAGGCCTTAGCCTGCCTGGCGGCCGCCGGCCGTCATGGACCGCTTCTGCTGTGTGTGGGCGTCATGCTTGGGCTAATGCTCCCGACGCTGGCTGACGTGATGCGTCCGATCATGGGCATCGCGGTCTTCATCTTTACGCTCGGCGCGTTCCTGAAAGTGGACCGTGAAGCCTTTCAGCTCGAAGCGCGAGACAGAAAGCGCATGCTCACGGTGCTTTCTTGGACCACCTTTGGCGTTCCTGTCGTCACCTATCTGTTCGTACGATGGACGAGCTTTTCGCCTGATGTCGATGCTGGAATCATCCTGACCATGTTGGCGCCGCCGGTTGGAAGCGCCGCCGCGATAGCGGCCATGCTCGGACTGAGTGCATCGCTTGCGCTGATCGCGACGGTAGCGGCGACGATCCTGTCGCCATTCTATCTGCCGCCGCTGGCGAAGTTGATGGCGGGAGCCGAGCTGGACATCGATGTCATCGCCATGTCCCTGCGGCTCGCACTGATCGTCGGCGGCGCGGCAGTTTGCTCCTGGTTGTTGCGACGGTATGCCAGCGGCTGGATCCAGAAAAATCCCCACGCGATGACGGGGATTTCCGTGGTCGGCCTTATCGTCGTCGCGATCGGCGCGATGCACGGAATGGACAGACGCATCTGGGCCGCTCCCGGTCAGGCTGCTGAATTGCTGCTTCTTGCATTTGCCTTGAATGTCTTTTTTCAGCTTGTCAGCGCCGGATTGTTTTTCCGTTTGGGGACCTGCCGCAGCCTGACCGTTGGCTTGGCGAGCGGTAACCGCAACGTCACGCTGGTGTGGGCCGCAGCCACTCCATTCCTCGCGTCTCATCCGGGCATCGAGCTGTTTCTCGCGATGAGCGTGTTTCCCATTTTCATGTTGCCTTTGCTAATGCGCCAGGCGTTGCGCCTGCACGAAATACCCTCGCTGATCCGTTTTGGCGCCCGGCCGCTCGCGCCGTCTGGCGCCGCGGTCGAGGGGAGCGACTGAAAATGGCGCATCAGCATGTGGTCCGTTTGCTTCGGCTGTTGCTCGTCGTCATCCGCCTGCCCGTCATCTGGCGCGGTCGATGCGGTATTTCTCCGTATCTGAGTCGGGGATTGCGCCTCGGAGCGTTTGCAGCCTTTGCTGTGGCCACCGGTCTTCCCGCAACAGCGCACGTTCACGTCGGGCCGGATAGCGCGACAACGAGCTGGTATCCGCGCGACTGCTGCCACGATGGGGATTGCCACCCGGTTTCGGAGCTGAAAGCGCTTGGCGACGGCCTTGTCATGACGACCGACGATGGCGCCACGGTCTTCGTACCTTCGCGGAGTGCACGCCGGCCCTCGCTCGATAGCCGGTGGCACGTCTGTTTCGATCCCGGTGAGAAACCAGCAATCCTCTGCATTTTTGAACCGGCCAATTCCTGAAAGTTTCACCGTTCCCGTTCGTTGTCCCTCTTTGAAATGCGAGGAAGTCTCATGAGAGGTCGTACCTTCTGCTTGGCGTCAGTGACGCTGGCGTTCTCAATCGTGTCGACGCTTGCGGCCGACTTGCCGTACAGAAAGGCGCCGGCCTATGTCGCGGCTCCTGCGGCAACATGGACCGGTTTCTATGCGGGCCTGAACGCTGGCGTCGCGTTCGGCGACTCCTCACTCAACACCACGGGAACGCCATTTTGGTCCAATCCCGCAGGTTTGCTGGCGGGGGCGCCAGCAACGGCGAATGCGCTCGCCGCAGCGATCGCATCGAATGCCAGCAGTTCAGGCAGCGGGTTCGTCGGTGGCGGCCAGCTCGGCTATGATTTCCAATTCGCGCCGGCCTACGTCCTGGGCTTTGAAGCAGATATGCAGGCGCTCTCTTCCTCCAGGCGAACGGCAAGCGCTTCTTCGACGACGTCTTTTGCTCCCTTTGGTTTTCCAGCCAACAGCTACTCGTCGACCGCCTCGTTTTCGCAACGCCTCGACTATTTGGGGACCGTGCGAGGGCGCATCGGCTATCTCGCCACTCCAAGCCTTTTGACTTACATCACCGGTGGCCTCGCCTATGGCGGTGCGAACGTCAGCTCATCATTCAGCCTTCAGCAGATGTTCCCGGGTTGGACGACGACGATCGTGCCGCCGATTTTTGGCACGGGAAGCGCCTCCAAAACGGTCGCCGGCTGGACGCTGGGCGGCGGCCTCGAATGGATGCTCGGCTCACATTGGAGCGCCAAAGCCGAATACCTGTATTACGATCTCGGCACCGTCTCGGCGCCGATTTCGCTCACCCAAAACGTCAACGTCACCACCCCTTGGGCCACCGCAACCGGACAGACAAGCTCACGCTTCGACGGCCATATCATACGCGTCGGCGTGAACTACCGCTTTAACTGACAGGCACGCGGCGATTTAGGGCGCAATCGACAACAGTAGTGCCCACAACGGCTGTCGGGCTTGGTTCGGGTGAGCGGCAGGATACTTTTCTGCTCCTGTTTTGCCCGACGAGTCAAACGCCTTCGGCGCCTGACGAAATCAGGTCCGTCCAGCGACCGGGCGGCTCATTGCTTGCTGCGGCCGAGTGCTCCGAACTTCTTGCGCTTGCGGATCGATTCAACCAGATCGCATCGCGACTTAAGCACCGCCACCGCCGGCAACGCGCCGGTAGTTGTTCTACTGTGCATGAGGTT is drawn from Bradyrhizobium diazoefficiens and contains these coding sequences:
- a CDS encoding outer membrane beta-barrel protein, with the protein product MTLAFSIVSTLAADLPYRKAPAYVAAPAATWTGFYAGLNAGVAFGDSSLNTTGTPFWSNPAGLLAGAPATANALAAAIASNASSSGSGFVGGGQLGYDFQFAPAYVLGFEADMQALSSSRRTASASSTTSFAPFGFPANSYSSTASFSQRLDYLGTVRGRIGYLATPSLLTYITGGLAYGGANVSSSFSLQQMFPGWTTTIVPPIFGTGSASKTVAGWTLGGGLEWMLGSHWSAKAEYLYYDLGTVSAPISLTQNVNVTTPWATATGQTSSRFDGHIIRVGVNYRFN